A stretch of the Geovibrio thiophilus genome encodes the following:
- a CDS encoding Wzz/FepE/Etk N-terminal domain-containing protein, translated as MDKYNRQIYEDEINLLELAAVIWKRKLYIIGFVFLISAATVIYSLSLNNVYESKTVLKPTAQTSTQNSLGGLGTLAGFAGININSGGSVFADMNVILNDKAFLADFIKRNELLPKLLEEMSVADTSEFRKNEKFSLFKLIHEDLKLVEDKSTQYITFSYNNSSPELAKEILTLMLRDVSNVLRSKQLENLDMRIENYKLEIDRAADLALKTKLSELVANLIQSKVLANADEYYGFSIISEPSLPDPLDKVGPHRLRICIIAFIGSFIFMVFGVLVINFIMNSTKQRNENEVRGNQ; from the coding sequence ATGGATAAGTATAACAGACAGATATATGAGGATGAGATAAACCTGCTGGAACTTGCGGCAGTAATATGGAAGCGTAAGTTATACATAATAGGATTTGTCTTTTTGATTTCCGCAGCGACAGTGATTTACTCTCTTTCTCTTAACAATGTTTATGAGTCTAAAACAGTGCTCAAACCGACAGCGCAGACTTCAACACAAAACAGCCTTGGAGGACTTGGAACTTTAGCCGGATTTGCAGGAATAAATATCAACTCCGGCGGTTCTGTCTTTGCGGATATGAATGTTATTCTCAACGACAAAGCATTTCTCGCAGATTTTATCAAAAGAAACGAGTTATTGCCGAAACTGCTGGAGGAAATGTCAGTTGCAGATACTTCTGAGTTCAGGAAAAATGAGAAATTCAGCTTATTCAAATTAATTCATGAGGATTTGAAGCTTGTTGAGGATAAGTCTACGCAATATATAACATTTTCATACAATAACAGCAGCCCCGAACTGGCAAAAGAGATTCTTACACTTATGCTTCGGGATGTAAGCAATGTACTTCGTTCAAAACAGTTAGAGAATCTGGATATGCGCATAGAAAACTACAAGCTTGAAATTGACCGAGCCGCTGATCTCGCACTGAAAACCAAGCTCAGTGAATTGGTTGCAAATCTTATTCAGAGTAAAGTCCTTGCAAATGCGGATGAGTATTACGGTTTCAGCATTATATCCGAACCTTCATTGCCGGATCCTTTAGATAAAGTCGGACCGCACCGCTTAAGAATATGTATAATTGCTTTTATAGGCAGCTTCATATTTATGGTTTTTGGGGTTTTGGTCATTAATTTCATTATGAACAGCACGAAACAAAGAAATGAAAACGAAGTAAGAGGAAATCAATGA
- a CDS encoding NAD-dependent epimerase, giving the protein MVRNKILVTGTAGFIGFHLVRKLLERGDEVVGLDSINDYYDVRLKFDRLAETGIKINDDSASWNRLIQSEKYPNYRFIRLNLEDRDELEELFSEEKFDNVCHLAAQAGVRYSLKNPDAYISANIVGFINILECCRHHGVKALSYASSSSVYGLNETQPFCTSHNVDHPVSLYAASKKSNELMAHTYSHIFNLPTTGLRFFTVYGPWGRPDMALFIFTKAILEGRPINVFNYGEMKRDFTYVDDIIDGVVRVIDNPARENNLWSAKTPDPGSSKAPYKIYNIGNSSPVRLMDFIEALESKLGRKAEKNMMPLQAGDVHATYADVSDLTADLGYKPSVDVVTGIGRFIDWYRDYYQIKKQEK; this is encoded by the coding sequence ATGGTCAGAAACAAAATACTGGTTACCGGTACCGCCGGTTTTATCGGTTTTCATCTTGTCAGAAAGCTTCTGGAAAGAGGTGATGAAGTTGTCGGGCTCGACAGCATAAACGACTATTACGATGTCAGGCTTAAATTCGACAGACTTGCCGAGACAGGAATAAAAATAAATGACGATTCCGCTTCATGGAACAGGCTTATTCAGTCGGAAAAATACCCGAACTACAGGTTCATTCGCCTAAATCTTGAAGATAGGGATGAACTGGAAGAGCTTTTCAGTGAAGAAAAATTTGACAATGTCTGCCACCTCGCCGCTCAGGCGGGCGTCCGCTATTCCCTCAAAAATCCCGATGCTTATATTAGTGCTAATATAGTCGGCTTTATAAATATTCTTGAATGCTGCCGTCACCATGGTGTAAAGGCACTTTCTTACGCCAGCAGCTCTTCGGTTTACGGACTTAATGAAACACAGCCTTTCTGCACTTCCCATAATGTTGACCATCCAGTAAGCCTTTATGCCGCCAGCAAGAAATCGAATGAGCTTATGGCTCACACCTACAGCCATATTTTTAATCTGCCGACTACAGGGCTTAGATTTTTTACTGTCTACGGTCCGTGGGGAAGACCTGATATGGCACTTTTTATTTTTACCAAAGCGATTCTGGAAGGCAGACCGATAAATGTATTCAATTACGGTGAAATGAAGCGTGATTTTACTTATGTCGATGATATTATCGATGGTGTAGTACGTGTAATAGATAACCCTGCCCGGGAAAATAATTTGTGGAGCGCCAAAACCCCTGATCCGGGCTCATCGAAAGCGCCATATAAAATATACAACATTGGCAATTCCTCACCTGTGCGTCTGATGGATTTCATTGAAGCTCTGGAAAGCAAACTAGGCAGGAAGGCGGAGAAGAACATGATGCCGCTTCAGGCGGGTGATGTTCATGCGACCTATGCAGATGTCAGCGACCTTACTGCCGATTTGGGCTACAAGCCTTCTGTTGATGTGGTGACTGGCATAGGCAGATTCATCGACTGGTACAGGGACTATTATCAGATCAAAAAACAGGAGAAATAA